A genomic segment from Nodularia sphaerocarpa UHCC 0038 encodes:
- the upp gene encoding uracil phosphoribosyltransferase: MTPQLRVYVPPHPLIKHWLAVARDAGTPSVLFRSAITELGRWLTYEAAREWLPTLETQVQSPLDSCPATVINPEVPVAVVPILRAGLGLLEGAQSLLPLASIYHLGLVRNEETLEPSCYLNKLPEKFDPQTRVLITDPMLATGGSIMFAMAELIQRGVDPALTRIVSVVAAPPALQKLSAAYPGLNVYTATIDEIVNDQGYIVPGLGDAGDRIFGT; encoded by the coding sequence ATGACACCACAACTGCGTGTTTATGTTCCTCCCCATCCCCTAATCAAGCACTGGCTGGCAGTTGCTCGTGATGCTGGCACACCTTCAGTATTATTTCGTAGTGCGATAACTGAGTTGGGAAGATGGCTGACTTACGAAGCAGCCAGAGAGTGGCTACCGACTCTGGAAACACAGGTGCAGAGTCCTTTGGATTCCTGTCCAGCGACTGTGATTAACCCGGAAGTACCTGTGGCGGTTGTACCGATTCTCCGGGCGGGTCTAGGGTTACTAGAAGGGGCGCAGTCTTTGTTGCCTTTGGCTTCAATTTACCATTTGGGCTTAGTCCGTAATGAAGAAACTCTCGAACCTTCTTGTTATTTGAATAAGTTACCGGAAAAATTTGACCCCCAAACCAGAGTTTTAATTACTGATCCGATGTTAGCAACGGGGGGATCGATTATGTTTGCTATGGCAGAATTAATACAACGGGGTGTTGACCCGGCTTTGACACGAATCGTTTCTGTTGTGGCTGCACCGCCAGCTTTACAAAAACTGAGTGCTGCATATCCTGGTTTAAATGTTTACACGGCGACTATTGATGAAATAGTCAATGATCAGGGATATATTGTACCGGGTTTGGGAGATGCTGGCGATCGCATCTTTGGGACATAA
- a CDS encoding YggT family protein, translating to MNLLFTTLATFVQFYSYFLIARVLLTWFPTINWYNQPFAALAQITDPYLNLFRSIIPPLGGMDFSPILAFLALNLVGGLLSSLTALSFAQGF from the coding sequence ATGAATTTACTGTTTACCACTTTAGCTACCTTTGTTCAGTTCTACAGCTACTTCCTCATTGCTCGAGTTTTGTTAACTTGGTTCCCCACAATCAATTGGTATAATCAGCCATTTGCCGCTTTGGCGCAGATAACTGATCCTTACCTCAATCTTTTCCGCTCAATTATTCCCCCATTGGGTGGTATGGATTTCTCTCCTATTTTAGCCTTCTTGGCACTGAATTTAGTAGGTGGCTTACTCAGCAGCCTAACTGCCCTTTCTTTTGCACAGGGTTTTTAG
- a CDS encoding biotin carboxylase codes for MTKSSRIITQYVKLMTVVLVSCLITVVSWVYTPEVMALTQIKLFDVSYQGCPAELAEGSVISSGSAAANCFMVTGKAENATYKTVYDADIFGRIYDANNNPVMQNRTRLGSIPEIPPGVSDFELRITVAANQPEPLQLKQFKAAGFSGKVRK; via the coding sequence ATGACAAAATCTTCCCGAATCATCACTCAGTACGTAAAACTAATGACTGTCGTCTTGGTTTCCTGCTTGATCACAGTTGTCTCATGGGTATATACTCCAGAGGTAATGGCGCTGACACAGATCAAACTATTTGATGTATCCTACCAGGGTTGTCCAGCAGAACTGGCAGAAGGATCTGTGATTAGTAGTGGTAGTGCAGCTGCTAATTGTTTTATGGTGACAGGTAAGGCAGAAAATGCCACTTATAAAACGGTTTATGACGCAGATATATTTGGACGCATCTATGATGCTAACAATAACCCAGTCATGCAAAACCGCACCCGTCTGGGTTCAATTCCCGAAATTCCACCCGGAGTGAGTGATTTTGAATTGAGAATTACTGTAGCTGCAAACCAGCCGGAACCTTTGCAACTCAAGCAGTTTAAAGCAGCCGGTTTTAGCGGCAAAGTTCGCAAGTAA
- a CDS encoding PAS domain-containing protein: MSQSDAQIPRSQLNFEKILNSAIATAIVCFRVFPNYDWICDYQSPGCEAIFGYTAQEIMTNQNLWMLGVHPEDRETVIMPLYEYVFSGRTVTVEYRFNHKDGSQRWISATYTSHYVEDAQCWIVTGTNFDISDRKQIEESLRQSEARFQHLAANLPGNIYTLVQSPDGSLNFEYMSSGIEKILEVTAQQVLENPMLCIEPIHPDDLPRYNDAVSQSYQNLEPFTHQWRIITPSGKLKWLQGNSMPELRHNGDVAWYGLVQDVSESKCTESALRQSEERYRAIFDLTFQFVGLLTHDGTILSANQTALDFAGLEHSDVVNRPFWSARWWTISSATQSQLKTAIAQAAAGEFVRYQVDVLGVGDNIATIDFSLKPIKDHTGQVVQLIAEGRDITDLKRAELELIRSRDFREAIFNKSSDALFLVDAKTLLTTDCNDRAVELFEATNKAELIGFDGQTLQKERFTPEVVASIVEQVDSKGFWSQEIEYFTKQGNFFWGNLAVKEIKVAGEIIHLVRVTDISERKQAELALKEREAMLRGIGDNLHNGLVYQVIRELDGRFGFSYLSAGIERLIEITAPDVLKDPSLLFRQFFQPDCLQLHTAIEESYRNLSVLDLHIRIHTPSGKIKCLHFRSRPRQMHDGRVAWDGLAVDITDLKNYQDRLEESQQVARLGNWEYDLATSEISCSKEFFKLYGRDSAQIEPNYQEHLKFYHPEDAAKLDQAVERAIATGQSYKLTLRLRQQDNSYRYVEAIGKAGFNPQGLVIRLYGTLQDITEQHTAQRDRQIAEAALAKSEEQLRLTLEFTYIGTWDWNISTNEVIWNHNHYRLFGLEPETIVPTYQLWQDIIHPEDIEQLELAVYNALEQNTHYEGAEYRVIHPDGSIHWLSGRGRGIYNQAGQPIRMLGIVMDISDRKRAEQMLELQAVITRNMAEGICLVKVTDGVIVYVNPKFEQMFGYDSGELTGKHVSKINYEDEHHTAEAVYREIMTAVNQYGEFPYEVHNVKKDGTPFWCRGTASIFAHPEYGKVLVAVHQNINEQKQADEKIKASLTEKEVLLQEIHHRVKNNLGIVSGLLQMQCRRTQDSHATDILKDSQNRIASIALVHEKLYGSEELAHIDFAQYIPDLTTHLFDSYNVSSQRIQLNIQVDHASLDIETAIPCGLIINELVSNALKYAFPDHRSGEIQVRFSQESSGHLTLILRDNGVGLPTDLDSKKAKTLGLTLVQGLVKQIRGTLEINCQQGTEFKITFTNSRT, from the coding sequence ATGTCACAATCCGACGCACAGATTCCAAGATCACAGCTAAATTTTGAGAAAATTCTCAATAGCGCCATCGCTACAGCTATTGTCTGTTTTCGCGTCTTTCCTAACTATGATTGGATCTGTGATTACCAGTCTCCTGGCTGTGAAGCCATTTTTGGCTATACTGCACAGGAAATTATGACTAATCAAAATTTGTGGATGTTGGGAGTACATCCTGAAGATCGAGAGACTGTCATTATGCCACTGTATGAATATGTCTTTTCTGGGCGCACCGTAACCGTAGAATACCGATTTAATCATAAAGATGGTTCTCAGCGATGGATATCAGCTACCTATACCTCCCACTATGTTGAAGATGCACAATGCTGGATTGTTACGGGGACTAATTTCGACATCAGCGATCGCAAACAGATAGAAGAATCACTGAGGCAAAGTGAAGCCAGATTTCAACACCTAGCAGCTAACTTACCGGGAAATATTTACACTCTGGTTCAGTCTCCTGATGGTTCTCTTAACTTTGAGTATATGAGTTCCGGCATTGAGAAAATTCTTGAAGTCACTGCCCAACAAGTGCTAGAGAATCCTATGCTCTGTATAGAACCAATACATCCTGATGATCTTCCCAGGTATAACGACGCAGTTAGCCAAAGTTACCAGAACTTAGAACCATTTACTCATCAATGGCGAATTATCACTCCTTCGGGAAAACTCAAATGGTTGCAAGGCAATTCTATGCCAGAGCTACGGCATAATGGAGATGTAGCTTGGTATGGTTTAGTACAAGATGTGAGCGAAAGCAAGTGTACTGAATCAGCACTGCGACAAAGTGAAGAACGCTATCGGGCTATTTTCGATCTTACCTTTCAATTTGTCGGGCTACTGACACATGATGGCACGATATTGTCAGCCAATCAGACAGCCCTCGATTTTGCTGGATTGGAACACTCGGATGTGGTTAATCGACCATTTTGGTCAGCCCGATGGTGGACAATTTCTTCAGCCACTCAGTCACAGTTAAAAACTGCGATCGCTCAAGCTGCTGCGGGTGAATTTGTGCGTTATCAGGTGGATGTCTTGGGGGTGGGAGACAACATCGCCACCATTGACTTTTCCCTCAAACCGATCAAAGATCACACAGGTCAAGTTGTGCAGTTAATTGCCGAAGGGCGCGACATTACCGATCTCAAACGTGCTGAATTAGAACTTATTCGTAGCCGAGACTTCAGAGAAGCTATCTTTAACAAATCTAGTGATGCTTTGTTTCTCGTAGATGCAAAAACATTGTTAACCACTGACTGTAATGATCGAGCCGTAGAACTATTTGAAGCCACAAACAAAGCTGAATTGATTGGGTTTGATGGACAAACTCTACAAAAAGAACGATTCACCCCGGAAGTTGTTGCATCGATTGTTGAACAAGTCGATAGCAAAGGATTTTGGAGTCAAGAAATTGAATACTTTACCAAGCAAGGTAATTTCTTTTGGGGAAACTTAGCAGTTAAAGAAATCAAAGTTGCTGGTGAAATTATACATTTAGTCAGAGTTACAGATATCAGTGAACGCAAACAAGCAGAGCTAGCATTAAAAGAGCGAGAAGCAATGTTGCGGGGAATTGGGGATAACCTGCACAATGGCTTGGTGTATCAAGTGATCCGCGAACTGGATGGTAGGTTTGGTTTTTCTTATCTGAGTGCTGGGATAGAAAGACTGATCGAAATCACAGCCCCAGATGTACTCAAAGATCCCAGTTTGCTGTTTCGCCAATTTTTTCAACCTGACTGTCTCCAACTACACACAGCTATCGAGGAATCTTACCGTAATCTTTCTGTGTTGGATCTACATATACGAATTCACACGCCTAGTGGGAAAATAAAATGTTTGCATTTTCGTTCTCGCCCACGTCAGATGCATGATGGTCGTGTGGCTTGGGATGGATTAGCGGTGGACATCACAGACCTGAAAAATTATCAAGATCGGCTGGAAGAATCACAGCAAGTCGCTCGTCTTGGTAACTGGGAGTATGATTTGGCTACAAGCGAAATTAGCTGTTCAAAAGAATTTTTTAAGCTTTACGGCCGAGATTCAGCACAAATCGAGCCGAACTATCAAGAGCATTTAAAATTTTACCACCCCGAAGATGCTGCAAAACTCGACCAAGCTGTAGAACGAGCGATCGCCACTGGTCAGTCCTACAAATTAACTCTGCGTTTGCGACAACAGGATAACTCCTATCGCTATGTTGAAGCAATTGGCAAAGCCGGATTCAATCCTCAAGGGCTGGTAATTCGTCTTTATGGAACTCTTCAAGATATTACCGAACAGCACACTGCACAGCGCGATCGCCAAATTGCAGAAGCCGCCTTAGCTAAAAGTGAAGAACAACTGCGACTCACCTTGGAATTTACCTATATCGGTACTTGGGACTGGAATATTTCCACTAATGAAGTCATTTGGAACCACAACCATTATCGCCTATTTGGGTTAGAGCCAGAAACCATAGTACCGACATATCAATTATGGCAAGATATTATTCATCCAGAAGATATAGAACAACTTGAACTGGCTGTATACAATGCACTAGAACAAAATACTCACTATGAAGGTGCTGAATATCGGGTAATTCATCCCGATGGCAGTATTCACTGGTTGAGTGGGAGAGGGCGCGGAATTTATAACCAAGCTGGTCAGCCTATCCGAATGCTTGGTATCGTCATGGATATTAGCGATCGCAAACGTGCTGAACAGATGTTAGAACTCCAAGCAGTCATTACCCGGAACATGGCAGAAGGCATTTGTTTAGTTAAAGTCACCGATGGAGTGATTGTCTATGTTAACCCTAAATTCGAGCAGATGTTTGGTTATGACTCTGGTGAATTAACAGGTAAGCACGTGTCGAAGATCAACTATGAAGATGAACATCATACGGCTGAAGCAGTGTATCGGGAGATCATGACAGCTGTTAACCAATATGGTGAATTTCCCTATGAAGTTCACAATGTCAAAAAAGATGGTACTCCCTTCTGGTGTCGTGGAACCGCGTCGATTTTTGCACATCCTGAGTATGGCAAAGTTCTTGTGGCTGTTCACCAAAACATCAACGAGCAAAAGCAAGCCGATGAAAAAATTAAAGCATCTTTAACAGAAAAAGAGGTATTACTGCAAGAAATTCACCATCGCGTCAAGAATAATTTAGGAATTGTCAGTGGTTTGCTGCAAATGCAATGCAGGCGGACACAAGATTCTCACGCCACAGACATCTTAAAAGATAGCCAAAATCGCATTGCTTCCATAGCCCTGGTGCATGAAAAACTCTACGGGTCTGAAGAACTTGCCCATATTGATTTTGCTCAATATATTCCCGATTTAACAACTCATTTATTTGATTCTTATAATGTCAGTTCCCAACGCATCCAACTGAATATTCAAGTGGATCATGCTAGTTTGGATATCGAAACCGCAATTCCTTGTGGCTTGATCATTAATGAATTAGTTTCTAATGCTTTAAAATATGCTTTTCCTGATCATCGTTCAGGTGAAATCCAAGTCAGATTTTCTCAAGAATCCTCTGGTCATTTAACACTCATTCTGCGAGATAATGGAGTAGGATTACCTACGGACTTGGACAGCAAAAAGGCGAAAACATTAGGACTGACTTTAGTTCAGGGGTTAGTTAAACAGATCAGGGGAACCCTTGAGATCAACTGTCAGCAGGGAACAGAGTTCAAAATCACTTTTACAAACAGCCGCACGTGA
- a CDS encoding hybrid sensor histidine kinase/response regulator has product MISIPPHTQTTKTVKILVVEDEFILAVNLQETLESLKYTVVGLADSAAEAISQAKELRPNLILMDIRLRGEQDGIQAAELIWNTLQIPVIYVTGHSDKYTVERVTLTSPFGYILKPIKEQELYVAIQTALNRYEREQFLTSVLRGMGDGVIVVDPQLHIKYMNQVSEALTGWRWDEVKGQLLTEVVKLIDEQTQLPAENSIIFALEQETTIYLDSLVLLIAKDGTTIPIAHTATPLRDNHGVITGAVLVFRDDTQRRLIAERDLADKTARELGIQLIEMERLNQLKEDFLATTSHEMRTPLSNMKMAICMLEHILDQPGVLQSVPPTTSWSINRYLNILRDQCEQELDLVDDLLYMRIIDADFYPLELTYIQMQNWLPHVTAAFQERSQNSEQILQVSVSPDLPPVLSDMSLLTKIVSELLNNAYKYTPPEQEITVNSQLVTNTDAEISLFEITVSNSGVTIPLEEQFRIFEAFYRIPQSDRWRHGGTGLGLAVVRKLVEYLQGTITVTSTNDWTRFIVQLPLKHQS; this is encoded by the coding sequence ATGATCAGCATCCCACCTCATACCCAGACAACAAAAACAGTTAAGATTCTGGTTGTTGAAGATGAATTTATCCTTGCCGTTAACTTACAAGAAACTTTAGAGTCCCTGAAATACACTGTTGTCGGTCTCGCAGATTCAGCAGCAGAAGCAATTTCCCAAGCCAAGGAACTGCGCCCAAACTTGATTCTCATGGATATCCGCCTGCGCGGAGAACAAGATGGCATCCAGGCAGCAGAGCTAATTTGGAACACTCTGCAAATTCCTGTAATTTACGTTACGGGACACTCAGACAAATATACCGTAGAACGGGTAACTTTAACATCCCCCTTTGGATATATTCTTAAACCAATTAAAGAGCAAGAACTTTATGTTGCCATTCAAACAGCACTCAACCGCTATGAACGCGAGCAGTTTTTGACTTCTGTCCTGCGGGGGATGGGGGATGGGGTGATTGTGGTTGATCCTCAGTTGCATATCAAATACATGAATCAAGTCTCTGAAGCACTAACAGGATGGCGATGGGATGAAGTCAAAGGACAGTTATTAACCGAAGTTGTCAAACTCATTGATGAACAAACTCAACTCCCCGCAGAAAATTCAATTATCTTTGCCCTCGAACAAGAAACTACTATCTATCTAGACAGTCTTGTGCTACTGATTGCTAAAGATGGTACAACTATTCCTATAGCTCATACTGCCACACCTCTAAGAGATAATCACGGTGTCATTACAGGTGCTGTTTTAGTCTTTCGAGATGACACCCAACGCAGGTTGATTGCAGAACGGGATCTTGCCGATAAAACTGCCAGAGAACTAGGAATTCAACTGATAGAAATGGAAAGATTAAACCAGTTGAAAGAGGATTTTCTCGCAACCACATCTCACGAAATGCGAACGCCATTGTCAAACATGAAAATGGCTATCTGTATGTTAGAACATATTCTGGATCAACCAGGAGTTTTGCAGTCAGTACCGCCGACTACATCTTGGTCGATCAACCGTTATTTAAATATTCTGCGTGATCAGTGTGAGCAAGAGCTAGACTTAGTTGATGATTTGTTATATATGCGGATAATTGATGCGGATTTTTATCCCTTGGAATTGACTTATATTCAAATGCAAAACTGGCTACCTCACGTTACCGCAGCTTTTCAAGAACGTTCTCAAAATAGTGAACAGATTTTACAAGTTAGCGTTTCCCCAGATTTACCGCCTGTGCTGTCAGATATGTCACTACTGACCAAAATTGTCTCAGAGTTACTCAACAATGCTTACAAATATACTCCTCCTGAACAGGAGATTACAGTAAATTCCCAACTCGTGACGAACACAGATGCGGAAATTTCTTTGTTTGAAATCACAGTCAGCAATTCTGGGGTGACAATTCCCCTAGAAGAACAATTTCGGATCTTTGAAGCATTTTACCGCATTCCTCAAAGCGATCGCTGGCGACATGGCGGCACTGGATTGGGTTTAGCAGTGGTGAGAAAGTTAGTGGAATACCTCCAAGGTACAATTACAGTCACCAGCACTAACGATTGGACAAGGTTTATCGTTCAATTACCGTTGAAGCATCAAAGTTAA
- a CDS encoding shikimate dehydrogenase: protein MTKLITGKTQLLGVIGHPVEHSLSPVMHNAALAQLGLDYIYLPFPIKPENLEVAIAGFAAINVVGFSVTIPHKQAIMPLLSEITPIAQSIGAVNTVSRQNNQWVGTNTDIEGFISPLQTTYQQDWSQKIAVILGHGGAARAIVAGCQQLGLSQIHVVGRNMQKLEAFGNSWGNSPLAEKLQVHLWDDLAQLIPQAHLLVNTTPVGMYPHVNESPVNVEDMQKLSPGAIAYDLIYTPNPTQFLQQAQKQGAIAIDGLEMLVQQGVAALKIWLQRETVPVDVMRQALRQHLGL from the coding sequence ATGACTAAATTGATTACAGGTAAAACGCAACTTTTGGGCGTAATTGGGCATCCAGTGGAACATTCGCTATCGCCAGTGATGCATAATGCTGCTTTGGCTCAATTAGGATTAGATTATATTTATCTACCTTTTCCCATTAAACCAGAGAATTTAGAGGTAGCGATCGCCGGATTCGCCGCCATCAACGTTGTGGGTTTTAGTGTTACCATTCCTCACAAACAGGCAATTATGCCATTGTTATCAGAAATTACGCCTATAGCACAGAGTATAGGCGCAGTCAATACCGTTAGCCGCCAAAATAATCAATGGGTAGGGACAAATACGGATATAGAAGGTTTTATTTCTCCTTTGCAGACAACATATCAGCAAGACTGGAGTCAAAAAATAGCGGTAATTTTAGGACATGGTGGCGCTGCTAGGGCAATTGTAGCAGGTTGTCAGCAGTTAGGTTTGTCCCAAATTCATGTTGTGGGACGCAATATGCAAAAGTTAGAAGCATTCGGCAATAGTTGGGGAAATTCACCGCTAGCTGAAAAATTACAAGTTCATCTATGGGATGATTTAGCACAACTTATTCCCCAAGCTCATTTGCTAGTAAATACCACCCCTGTAGGTATGTATCCGCACGTTAATGAGTCGCCTGTGAATGTGGAAGATATGCAGAAATTATCTCCAGGTGCGATCGCCTACGATTTGATATATACTCCTAACCCTACACAATTTCTCCAACAAGCCCAAAAACAAGGAGCAATTGCTATCGATGGCTTAGAAATGTTAGTCCAGCAAGGAGTAGCAGCATTAAAAATCTGGTTACAGAGGGAAACTGTTCCTGTAGATGTGATGCGCCAAGCATTGCGACAACATTTAGGTTTGTAG
- a CDS encoding alpha/beta fold hydrolase, which translates to MQVTTANSTTPIPGQYWQWRGHNIYYVHAGEKQPQRPPLLLVHGFGASTDHWRKNITGLCQDFEVFAIDLLGFGRSAKPKLQYSGDLWRDQLADFISEVIGQKTVLAGNSLGGYACLCVAAQCPDTAAGLVLLNSAGPFSQNQSTSEPEALQAQIQTPKQPSALQKLLGDSVKWIFQQPVSQFLLFQYVRQRWVIRQTLEKVYLDKSAITEQLIAEIARPADDPGALDVFVSVFSTPQGEKVDVLLKQLTCSVLLLWGEADPWMNARDRSQKFRQYYPEFTEHFLRAGHCPHDEVPEQVNPLLRDWVLSIAS; encoded by the coding sequence ATGCAAGTAACCACAGCTAACTCCACAACTCCAATTCCTGGTCAATATTGGCAGTGGCGAGGTCATAATATCTATTACGTCCATGCGGGAGAAAAACAACCGCAACGACCACCCCTGCTGTTAGTGCATGGTTTTGGCGCATCCACAGACCACTGGCGCAAGAATATCACAGGACTGTGCCAAGATTTTGAAGTATTTGCCATCGACCTTTTAGGATTTGGCCGTTCAGCAAAACCCAAATTGCAATATAGCGGTGATTTGTGGCGTGACCAACTTGCTGATTTTATCAGTGAAGTGATTGGTCAAAAAACCGTCTTAGCAGGTAACTCCCTTGGCGGCTATGCTTGTTTGTGTGTAGCTGCACAATGTCCCGATACTGCGGCTGGTTTAGTCTTACTCAATAGTGCGGGTCCCTTTAGCCAAAACCAATCTACCTCTGAACCCGAAGCCTTACAAGCACAAATTCAAACCCCCAAACAACCCTCAGCTTTACAAAAACTTCTGGGTGATTCTGTCAAATGGATATTTCAACAACCTGTCAGCCAATTTCTGTTATTTCAATATGTGCGCCAACGTTGGGTAATTCGCCAAACCCTAGAAAAAGTTTATCTGGACAAAAGCGCCATTACAGAGCAATTAATCGCAGAAATTGCGCGCCCTGCTGATGACCCTGGCGCGTTGGATGTATTTGTTTCAGTTTTTAGCACTCCACAAGGGGAAAAAGTTGATGTGCTGTTAAAACAATTAACTTGTTCTGTATTATTATTGTGGGGAGAAGCTGATCCTTGGATGAATGCCAGAGACCGTTCCCAAAAGTTTCGTCAATACTATCCTGAATTTACAGAACATTTTCTCCGTGCGGGTCATTGTCCTCATGATGAAGTTCCAGAACAGGTAAACCCACTTTTACGCGATTGGGTGTTATCAATTGCTTCATAA
- a CDS encoding glutathione binding-like protein, with the protein MIELYYWTTPNGHKITLFLEEVGLPYTIIPVNIGAGEQFQPEFLQISPNNRIPAIVDHEPVTQDGSISVFESGAILLYLAEKTGKLIPENLRDRIEVLQWLFWQMGGLGPMAGQNHHFNKYAPEKIDYAINRYVKETGRLYAVLNKRLADREFVAGDYSIADIAAYPWIVPHESQSQKLEDFPHLKRWFEIIQARPATIRAYAKAEAFKHQELDIEKSRDLLFNQSANTVKI; encoded by the coding sequence ATGATTGAGCTTTACTATTGGACAACCCCCAACGGACATAAAATTACCCTATTTCTGGAAGAAGTTGGGCTACCATACACAATTATTCCGGTAAATATTGGGGCTGGAGAACAATTTCAGCCGGAATTTCTCCAGATTTCTCCTAATAACCGTATCCCAGCAATTGTTGACCATGAACCTGTTACTCAGGATGGGTCGATTTCCGTGTTTGAGTCTGGGGCTATTTTGTTGTATTTAGCAGAAAAAACCGGAAAATTGATTCCTGAAAATCTGCGCGATCGCATTGAAGTCCTCCAGTGGTTATTCTGGCAAATGGGGGGACTAGGACCAATGGCGGGACAAAACCATCACTTTAATAAATACGCTCCCGAAAAAATTGATTACGCCATTAACCGCTATGTCAAAGAAACGGGACGCTTATATGCGGTGCTAAATAAACGCCTAGCAGATAGAGAATTTGTCGCCGGTGATTATTCCATAGCTGATATAGCCGCCTATCCTTGGATTGTCCCCCATGAAAGCCAAAGCCAGAAACTAGAAGATTTTCCCCACTTGAAACGGTGGTTTGAAATTATTCAGGCTCGTCCGGCGACGATTCGCGCTTACGCCAAAGCAGAAGCATTCAAACATCAGGAACTGGATATCGAAAAATCACGAGATTTGTTATTTAACCAATCGGCAAATACAGTTAAAATTTAG
- the trxA gene encoding thioredoxin: protein MSSVTNVTEATFKKEVLESEIPVLVDFWAPWCGPCRMVTPVVDEVAGEYAGQVKVVKLNTDQNPTVASHYGIRSIPTLMVFKGGRQVDIVVGAVLKTTLTQTLGQHIQQS from the coding sequence ATGTCATCCGTTACAAATGTCACAGAAGCCACATTTAAAAAAGAAGTCCTGGAAAGTGAAATTCCAGTTTTAGTGGACTTTTGGGCCCCTTGGTGTGGTCCTTGTCGGATGGTGACTCCAGTTGTAGATGAAGTTGCTGGCGAATACGCAGGACAGGTAAAAGTAGTAAAATTGAACACTGACCAAAACCCCACTGTTGCCAGCCATTACGGTATTCGTAGCATTCCCACGCTTATGGTATTTAAGGGGGGACGACAAGTTGATATTGTCGTGGGTGCAGTCCTAAAAACTACCTTAACTCAGACTTTAGGGCAGCACATTCAACAATCATAG
- a CDS encoding ArsR/SmtB family transcription factor, whose amino-acid sequence MKFLYHPDRKDISLAGVLYALGDPVRLEVVRLLATQGEQCCAGFDFAIAKSTMSNHFKILRESGVVLTHKEGTQHINRLRYEDLEALFPGLLDAVLRSAKPLMVYQKTTVSSR is encoded by the coding sequence ATGAAATTTTTATATCATCCAGACCGAAAAGATATTTCTTTAGCAGGAGTGCTGTATGCTTTGGGCGATCCAGTGCGGCTAGAGGTTGTGCGTTTGCTGGCGACTCAGGGGGAACAGTGTTGTGCTGGGTTTGATTTTGCGATCGCCAAATCAACCATGTCCAATCACTTTAAAATTTTACGGGAGTCGGGAGTCGTGTTGACTCATAAAGAAGGTACACAACACATCAATAGATTACGGTATGAAGATTTAGAGGCATTGTTTCCAGGGTTGCTGGATGCAGTGTTAAGGTCGGCAAAACCCTTGATGGTATATCAAAAGACAACAGTGAGCAGTCGTTAG
- a CDS encoding RNA recognition motif domain-containing protein produces MSIYVGNLSYEVTQDTLSAVFAEYGTVRRVQLPTDRETGQLRGFGFVEMGSEAEEAAAIEALDGAEWMGRDLKVNKAKPREDRGSGGGNRGGYGGGGGSRNRY; encoded by the coding sequence ATGTCAATTTACGTAGGCAACCTCTCTTACGAAGTTACTCAGGACACCTTGAGCGCTGTTTTTGCAGAATATGGTACTGTAAGACGTGTTCAACTACCTACTGACCGCGAAACAGGACAACTACGCGGTTTTGGATTTGTGGAAATGGGTTCTGAAGCTGAAGAAGCTGCCGCCATTGAAGCCCTTGATGGTGCCGAATGGATGGGTCGTGACCTTAAAGTTAACAAAGCCAAGCCCAGGGAAGACAGAGGTTCCGGTGGTGGTAACCGTGGAGGATACGGTGGTGGCGGCGGCTCCCGTAACCGCTACTAA
- the rpsU gene encoding 30S ribosomal protein S21 encodes MTQIIVGDNEHIESALRRFKREVSKAGIFPDMRKHRHFETPIEKRKRKEVAKHRQGKRRFRT; translated from the coding sequence ATGACCCAAATAATCGTGGGTGACAATGAACACATTGAGTCAGCCTTACGTCGATTTAAGCGAGAAGTTTCCAAAGCTGGGATTTTTCCAGATATGAGGAAGCATCGTCACTTTGAAACCCCTATTGAAAAACGCAAACGTAAAGAAGTTGCCAAGCACAGGCAAGGTAAAAGACGTTTCCGCACTTGA